Proteins from one Drosophila gunungcola strain Sukarami chromosome 3R, Dgunungcola_SK_2, whole genome shotgun sequence genomic window:
- the LOC128266160 gene encoding phenoloxidase 3-like: MADKKNLLLLFDHPTEPVFMDKGGNKTVFEMPDSYMTENYGGLCKSVQKRISADRDPKVFVREISIPDLSYPESLKRNEPFSLFVKSHRQKAGHLIEVFLTLKSVDHLQSVAVYARDRVHPVLFNYALSVALLHRKDTQGLDLPSFWQTFPDRFVDSAVMQKLREESYVVQNIAQRRPIVIPTKYTASDLEPEHRLWYFREDMGVNLHHWHWHLIYPIEITPGADRSIVDKDRRGELFYYMHQQVIARYNAERFSNHLGRVKPFNNLTDTIAEGYFPKMDSLVASRAFPPRFDNTRLSDVNRPVDQLRVGINDMNLWSSRILEAIHQGFVINRNEEKIYLDDVKGIDILGNMIEATVLSPNQTMYGDIHNMGHILIAYSHDPTNRHLEFPGVMGDSSTAMRDPIFYKWHAYIDDIFQEHKRILPAYRADELSYQDMEVLSIKVESRGLQNRLTTFFKESDVDLSRGMDFQPRGNVMVRLTHLQHHPFKYTFVVNNTSGARRYGYARIFMAPKVDENGYEMLFADQRLMMIELDKFLILVPPGRQTFTRDSTSSSVTIPFERTFRDLSNSSETPNTPESQENFFCGCGWPNHMLVPKGRAEGMSFDLFIMVSNYDNDRVDQNGPDGCSTAPSYCGLRDRLYPDRKSMGYPFDRLPRTNVITLDHFLTSNMKTAEITITHDSTIEKLPSLANRNRN, from the exons ATGGCCGACAAGAAGAACCTCCTGCTGCTGTTCGATCACCCCACAGAGCCGGTGTTCATGGACAAGGGCGGCAATAAGACCGTGTTCGAAATGCCTGACTCCTACATGACCGAGAACTATGGCGGGCTGTGTAAGAGTGTCCAGAAGCGGATCAGCGCGGATAGAGATCCCAAAGTATTCGTGAGGGAGATCTCCATTCCCGATCTTAGCTACCCCGAGTCCCTGAAGCGGAACGAACCGTTCTCGCTGTTCGTGAAGTCACACCGCCAAAAGGCCGGCCACCTGATCGAAGTATTTCTGACGTTGAAATCCGTGGACCATCTGCAAAGTGTGGCCGTGTACGCCAGGGATCGCGTTCATCCGGTGCTCTTCAACTACGCCCTTTCGGTGGCCCTGCTCCATCGCAAGGACACCCAGGGCTTGGATCTACCCTCCTTCTGGCAGACCTTTCCCGACCGCTTCGTGGACTCGGCGGTCATGCAGAAACTTCGAGAGGAATCGTACGTGGTGCAGAATATAGCCCAACGCAGGCCCATCGTCATCCCCACCAAGTACACCGCCTCCGATCTGGAGCCCGAGCACCGCCTGTGGTACTTCCGCGAGGATATGGGCGTCAACCTGCACCACTGGCACTGGCATCTGATCTACCCCATCGAGATTACCCCCGGCGCCGACCGCAGCATCGTGGACAAGGATCGCCGCGGCGAGCTCTTCTACTACATGCACCAGCAGGTGATTGCCCGCTACAATGCGGAGCGATTCAGCAACCACTTGGGCCGGGTGAAACCGTTTAACAATTTGACGGACACCATAGCCGAGGGCTACTTCCCCAAGATGGACTCCCTGGTGGCCAGTCGTGCCTTTCCGCCGCGCTTCGACAACACAAGGCTGAGCGATGTCAACCGGCCTGTTGACCAGTTGAGAGTGGGAATCAACGACATGAATCTTTGGAGCAGTCGCATCCTTGAGGCCATCCATCAGGGATTCGTTATAAAC AGAAACGAAGAAAAGATTTACTTGGATGATGTAAAAGGCATCGACATCCTGGGAAACATGATTGAAGCCACCGTTCTTTCGCCCAACCAAACGATG TATGGTGACATCCATAACATGGGACACATCCTGATCGCGTACTCCCACGATCCGACCAACAGGCATTTGGAGTTCCCGGGCGTAATGGGAGATTCGTCTACTGCCATGCGGGACCCCATATTCTACAAGTGGCATGCGTACATCGACGACATTTTCCAGGAGCACAAGAGAATTCTGCCCGCCTATAGGGCGGATGAGCTGAGCTATCAGGACATGGAAGTGCTGAGCATCAAAGTGGAGAGCCGGGGTCTGCAAAACAGACTTACCACCTTTTTCAAGGAGTCCGACGTGGACTTGTCCCGCGGCATGGACTTCCAACCCCGCGGCAATGTCATGGTTCGACTAACCCATCTGCAGCACCACCCATTCAAATACACCTTCGTTGTGAATAACACCAGTGGTGCCCGACGATATGGCTATGCGCGCATCTTCATGGCGCCCAAGGTGGATGAGAATGGTTATGAAATGCTGTTCGCGGATCAGCGTCTAATGATGATAGAGCTAGACAAGTTCTTGATTCTAGTGCCACCCGGCCGACAAACCTTTACTCGCGATTCCACCAGTTCGAGTGTTACCATTCCGTTTGAGCGCACTTTCCGTGATCTGTCGAATAGCAGTGAAACACCAAACACTCCGGAGTCGCAGGAGAACTTCTTCTGCGGCTGCGGCTGGCCCAACCATATGCTGGTGCCTAAGGGAAGGGCTGAAGGTATGAGCTTCGACCTGTTCATCATGGTTTCCAACTATGACAACGATAGG GTTGATCAGAATGGTCCGGATGGCTGCAGCACCGCGCCCTCTTACTGTGGACTCCGGGACCGCCTCTATCCGGATCGCAAGTCAATGGGCTACCCCTTCGACCGCCTGCCCCGCACGAATGTCATCACCCTGGACCACTTCCTCACGAGTAATATGAAAACT
- the LOC128258360 gene encoding enhancer of split M1 protein, with protein sequence MMSQTLTLCCLALVAAVSGNTVSTNDTACPTFCASIYKPVCATDGQNFKEFASDCNLLSHNCRRERSSMQAYAATDAAWCSSEFVENLREKLGNFKLEVQECFKPCSMIYQPVCITNGKYRAELANSCLLDTFNCALQFSGAQPAELFRLLRAEKC encoded by the exons ATGATGAGCCAAACTTTGACACTTTGCTGCCTGGCTCTGGTGGCAGCCGTATCGGGAAATACGGTGTCCACTAACGATACTGCCTGTCCGACATTCTGTGCCAGCATCTACAAGCCAGTGTGCGCAACTGATGGCCAGAACTTCAAGGAGTTTGCCAGCGACTGCAACCTTTTGTCCCACAACTGTCGCCGCGAAAGGAGCAGCATGCAGG CCTACGCTGCCACTGATGCCGCCTGGTGCAGCTCCGAGTTCGTCGAGAATCTGCGCGAAAAACTGGGAAACTTCAAGCTGGAGGTCCAGGAGTGTTTCAAGCCCTGCTCGATGATCTACCAGCCGGTGTGCATCACCAATGGCAAGTATCGTGCCGAGCTGGCCAACTCCTGTCTGCTGGATACCTTCAACTGCGCCCTGCAGTTCTCCGGCGCCCAGCCCGCTGAGCTCTTCCGCCTTTTGCGCGCCGAGAAGTGCTAG